One genomic window of Acidovorax radicis includes the following:
- a CDS encoding TnsA endonuclease N-terminal domain-containing protein, which yields MRVRKVVTRSGKRFRGKFPSQKLGRMVHWESLLERDAIFHFEYHPLVLSYQEQPSIEIYYDENGEQHRYFPDFCLIFRDGSELYIEVKPKCDLQTPEVRNKLQAVAKRFAEQGRRFHVMDEDTIRRQPLLENLRALHTSSKRAARAIPNLELVKTLTGGPCWKLAQLRDQLQGIHKVLRLVQSNHLQIDLEQPLSDDSDVWPPEMQGGAYGSFRI from the coding sequence ATGAGAGTCCGAAAAGTTGTCACGCGCAGCGGCAAGCGATTTAGAGGCAAATTTCCATCCCAAAAACTCGGCCGCATGGTGCATTGGGAGTCCCTTCTGGAGCGGGATGCAATTTTCCACTTCGAATACCACCCTCTGGTACTGAGCTACCAAGAACAGCCTTCTATTGAAATTTACTACGACGAGAACGGTGAACAACACAGGTATTTTCCGGATTTCTGCCTGATTTTCCGTGACGGCAGCGAGCTGTACATAGAAGTCAAACCCAAGTGCGATTTACAGACCCCGGAAGTGCGCAACAAGCTTCAGGCGGTTGCCAAACGGTTCGCCGAGCAAGGTCGCCGCTTCCACGTGATGGACGAGGACACCATTCGACGTCAACCTTTGTTGGAGAACTTGCGAGCATTGCACACGAGCAGTAAACGCGCGGCACGTGCAATTCCCAATTTAGAGTTGGTAAAGACATTGACAGGTGGCCCCTGCTGGAAGCTGGCTCAGCTCAGAGACCAGTTGCAGGGAATTCACAAGGTACTGCGCCTAGTGCAGTCCAACCACCTTCAGATTGACCTTGAGCAACCGTTGTCGGATGACAGCGATGTGTGGCCTCCAGAAATGCAAGGAGGCGCATATGGTTCGTTTCGCATTTAA
- the yedE gene encoding selenium metabolism membrane protein YedE/FdhT: MPQRLRHGAFVVSILCLRSRAALFSESQPVMTWQEFKQQYLVRFWSPVPAVIAAGVLSAYYFGLTGTFWAVTGEFTRWGGHALQFAGVDLSNWGYFKIIGLQGTPLTRIDGVMIIGMFVGCFSAALWANNVKLRHPTHRIRVFQALAGGIIAGFGARLAMGCNLAAFFTGIPQFSLHAWFFAIATAIGSLAGAKVSLLPVFRIPVKLQKVSAPQPLSAHQAQAKRRFRIGMALFLGFMVWAVAKMFDAPKLGIAALFGLAFGLIIERAQVCFTSAFRDLWITGRTQMAKAIIAGMAVSTIGVYSYVQLGLDPKIFWAGPNAVIGGLLFGFGIVLAGGCETGWMYRAVEGQVHYWWVGLGNVIGSTLLALVWDDLAPAIAINYDKINLLKTLGPQGGLLATYGMLGLSLTLVIWWEKHFFAKKARQNAAATKLQTAL, translated from the coding sequence TTGCCACAAAGGCTCCGTCATGGAGCCTTTGTTGTTTCCATCCTCTGCCTGCGCTCCCGCGCAGCCCTTTTTTCTGAAAGCCAACCCGTCATGACCTGGCAAGAATTCAAACAACAGTACCTTGTGCGCTTCTGGTCGCCTGTGCCGGCCGTGATTGCCGCGGGCGTGCTCTCGGCCTACTACTTCGGCCTGACCGGTACCTTCTGGGCCGTCACGGGCGAATTCACACGATGGGGCGGACATGCGCTGCAGTTTGCGGGCGTGGACCTGTCGAACTGGGGGTACTTCAAGATCATCGGCCTGCAAGGCACACCTCTGACACGCATCGACGGGGTGATGATCATCGGTATGTTTGTCGGCTGCTTTTCGGCGGCGCTGTGGGCCAATAACGTCAAGCTGCGCCACCCCACGCACCGCATCCGGGTGTTCCAGGCGCTGGCGGGCGGCATCATTGCGGGCTTTGGCGCGCGCCTGGCCATGGGCTGCAATCTCGCGGCGTTCTTCACGGGTATTCCGCAGTTTTCGCTGCACGCCTGGTTTTTTGCCATTGCCACAGCCATCGGCTCGTTGGCCGGGGCCAAGGTCAGCCTGCTGCCCGTCTTTCGCATCCCCGTGAAGCTGCAAAAGGTGTCGGCACCGCAGCCGCTGTCGGCACACCAGGCGCAAGCCAAAAGACGCTTTCGCATCGGCATGGCGCTGTTTCTGGGCTTCATGGTCTGGGCTGTGGCCAAGATGTTCGATGCGCCCAAACTGGGCATTGCGGCCCTGTTTGGCCTGGCCTTTGGGCTGATCATCGAACGTGCCCAGGTGTGTTTCACCTCGGCGTTTCGTGATTTGTGGATCACCGGGCGCACGCAGATGGCCAAGGCCATCATCGCCGGCATGGCCGTGAGCACCATTGGCGTCTACAGCTATGTGCAACTGGGGCTGGACCCCAAGATCTTCTGGGCCGGCCCCAATGCCGTGATCGGTGGGCTGCTGTTTGGCTTTGGCATCGTGCTGGCCGGCGGCTGCGAAACCGGCTGGATGTACCGCGCGGTCGAAGGCCAGGTGCACTACTGGTGGGTGGGCCTGGGCAATGTGATCGGCTCAACGCTGCTGGCGCTGGTGTGGGACGACCTGGCACCCGCCATTGCCATTAACTACGACAAGATCAACCTGCTCAAGACCTTGGGCCCCCAGGGCGGCCTGCTGGCCACCTATGGGATGCTGGGCCTGTCGCTGACGCTGGTCATCTGGTGGGAAAAGCACTTTTTTGCCAAGAAGGCCCGCCAGAACGCCGCCGCCACCAAGCTGCAAACCGCCCTTTGA
- a CDS encoding TniQ family protein — protein sequence MLPSIPARLLVRPQPVKNESLRGYVSRVSSRNGWSPIVKPFLESLQTTTKAIPEIATLTGCSEAQLETHGSYIKNCVGGGSGVLFGTGLLSTRQVRLERRMVCPICIGKNLPISDCCWELKEYDVCHIHKCFLVSHCSGCNRPLSWFSMPLENCSCGVRFANIPAQKASQHRVLICKLAAKAMAATIAPPDNIEVISGALTPLNWFLILLNFTRSILLPEFSLEHLKSRSRLNTVVSEKLLRTILNDSEYCQHLRQVIFLHAAKNPLTLARTLRLDNWETGALVFFRPCLKEIVIHDHLTAIKLKRKTNRKPTTQSSSEFTRGPDERRPLSHRVQLQLATLTSVLSYAFSEGHE from the coding sequence ATGCTCCCCTCAATCCCAGCGCGACTCCTCGTTCGCCCACAACCCGTCAAAAATGAAAGCCTTCGCGGATATGTTTCGCGCGTATCAAGCCGGAACGGGTGGTCACCAATAGTCAAGCCATTTCTGGAGTCACTGCAAACCACTACAAAAGCAATCCCTGAGATCGCCACGCTGACCGGTTGCAGTGAAGCCCAACTTGAAACACATGGTTCATATATAAAAAACTGTGTTGGGGGTGGCTCCGGGGTGCTGTTCGGTACCGGTTTACTATCAACCAGACAGGTCCGATTAGAACGTCGGATGGTCTGCCCCATATGCATCGGAAAAAATCTGCCGATATCCGATTGCTGCTGGGAGTTGAAAGAATATGACGTTTGTCATATACACAAATGCTTTCTTGTAAGTCACTGCAGTGGTTGCAATCGTCCCCTCAGCTGGTTCTCCATGCCACTGGAAAATTGTTCATGTGGCGTCCGATTTGCAAACATACCAGCACAAAAGGCATCACAACACCGAGTTTTAATATGCAAATTGGCTGCCAAGGCCATGGCGGCAACAATCGCTCCCCCGGACAATATCGAAGTCATTTCAGGAGCGCTGACGCCGCTTAACTGGTTTCTCATTCTTCTAAATTTCACACGATCCATTCTGCTGCCAGAATTCTCCTTGGAGCACTTGAAATCCAGATCTCGATTGAATACCGTTGTTAGCGAAAAGCTGCTTCGGACGATACTCAATGACAGCGAATACTGCCAGCATCTGAGGCAGGTCATTTTTCTTCATGCGGCCAAAAATCCTCTGACGCTAGCTCGCACGTTGAGATTGGACAACTGGGAAACGGGGGCTTTGGTTTTTTTCCGTCCATGCCTTAAGGAAATTGTGATTCACGATCACCTTACGGCTATCAAATTGAAGCGGAAAACAAACCGAAAACCCACGACACAATCATCATCCGAATTCACACGTGGACCCGATGAGCGTCGGCCGCTGTCTCATAGGGTTCAGTTGCAGCTTGCCACATTGACCTCAGTACTCTCATACGCTTTTAGTGAGGGGCACGAATGA
- the yedF gene encoding sulfurtransferase-like selenium metabolism protein YedF yields the protein MTPTPTSTYVPDFRLDMVGEPCPYPAVATLEAMPQLAPGQILEVISDCPQSINNIPLDAKNHGYEVLEIQQDGPTIRYLIRR from the coding sequence ATGACACCCACCCCCACCAGCACCTACGTTCCCGACTTTCGCCTCGACATGGTCGGCGAGCCGTGCCCCTACCCGGCCGTCGCCACGCTCGAAGCCATGCCCCAGCTCGCGCCCGGCCAGATTTTGGAGGTGATTTCGGACTGCCCTCAGTCGATCAACAACATCCCGCTGGATGCGAAAAATCATGGCTACGAAGTGTTGGAGATTCAGCAGGACGGGCCCACCATCCGCTACCTGATCCGCCGCTGA
- a CDS encoding DUF4238 domain-containing protein, with the protein MAGIKQHFIPQLLQRGFEASKSGKHSQVWVFRKGQAAYKSSTEGVAAQRHFYSEPSLDEDALDNIITRYEKDVLTPAVDGLRNAPLGQVEPEAAASVVSHLSIRAAFVRGAFSEITKKFLDHMSQVLATDESARAYMGIDSVSKDSMIEKTINESLAEDVAMLPETARHRLGRMVRFRFREHFHADFTSMAGMFDMQIERFVGVTSSAIENGHIRMLEREIVPLKRTELLKSLHWKLVLVPENSHVILPDCLALASDHADLSRPIPYTLADDETLASVLMPVSSSRVLVGSRTDVVIDWKKLNSLLAQSSLDFFISSRNDMEMVGLAQQIGHAVSNHSQRLLEKDAFDAPSPYPERSEPTAARLVSLVPIVEFLPGSPKNGAVEAAIRAQMRAPELAPYLDQLRAVVVVPDVAAALTQRGVPLNEYGQQQVQFGACQSSFTPEGFVCEVFVPTELAQLMVNAKAEHARSASALVRHHLGRAVYMHFFAGSVSQQEVQESRGQLENLLLGMAQLAASHYFGARLSSPQKMGTQEFQMADALQSQAMSWSLEGLSRVREQYLAEPDVDKLLLTLAVFTEALFTTAASGCVLRHVNPTYWESGKCAEKLEAAGLLNWFYLLSRDMDSYFVARDTWASLAELEFLTVHAERILWGFGFYLSPAGNQIRVDVGNDQELAMLTKLISGARFPERRQHSHSSNMLRDS; encoded by the coding sequence ATGGCCGGAATCAAGCAACATTTCATCCCACAACTTCTGCAGCGAGGCTTCGAAGCGTCGAAGTCGGGTAAGCACTCCCAAGTGTGGGTATTCCGCAAAGGACAAGCGGCCTACAAGTCATCCACAGAAGGCGTTGCCGCGCAGCGGCACTTCTACTCCGAACCTTCGCTTGACGAGGATGCACTCGACAACATCATTACTCGGTATGAGAAGGACGTCCTTACACCGGCTGTAGACGGACTGCGAAACGCACCTCTAGGGCAAGTAGAACCCGAGGCCGCAGCTTCGGTCGTGTCCCACCTTTCCATTAGGGCTGCATTTGTGCGAGGCGCTTTCAGCGAAATAACAAAGAAGTTTCTAGATCACATGTCGCAGGTCCTGGCCACCGATGAGTCGGCTCGCGCGTACATGGGCATTGACTCTGTCTCAAAAGACTCAATGATCGAAAAAACTATTAATGAGAGTCTTGCCGAGGATGTGGCCATGCTCCCAGAAACTGCACGGCACCGACTTGGCAGGATGGTGAGGTTTCGCTTCCGGGAACACTTTCATGCTGACTTCACGAGCATGGCAGGCATGTTCGACATGCAGATAGAACGCTTTGTTGGGGTCACGTCCAGTGCTATTGAAAACGGACACATCCGGATGCTGGAAAGGGAAATTGTTCCGCTGAAGCGCACTGAGCTACTTAAGTCCTTGCACTGGAAGCTCGTTTTGGTGCCCGAGAACTCACATGTGATATTGCCTGATTGCTTGGCGCTTGCCAGCGACCATGCTGATCTTTCACGCCCCATACCCTACACCCTGGCCGACGACGAGACTCTGGCGAGCGTACTGATGCCAGTTAGTTCATCCAGGGTGCTTGTTGGCAGCCGAACAGATGTAGTCATTGACTGGAAAAAACTCAATTCGTTGTTAGCACAGTCCTCGCTGGACTTTTTCATCAGCTCTCGCAACGACATGGAGATGGTCGGGCTCGCGCAGCAGATTGGGCACGCGGTGTCGAACCACTCCCAGAGGCTGTTAGAGAAGGATGCGTTTGATGCGCCTTCCCCCTACCCCGAAAGAAGTGAACCGACGGCAGCAAGACTGGTATCTTTGGTTCCGATTGTTGAGTTCTTGCCCGGGAGCCCCAAAAACGGTGCCGTTGAGGCCGCAATTCGGGCGCAAATGCGCGCGCCTGAGTTAGCGCCGTATCTGGACCAACTGCGCGCAGTCGTTGTCGTCCCGGATGTCGCCGCAGCTCTGACGCAGCGTGGCGTGCCACTCAACGAGTACGGGCAGCAGCAAGTGCAATTCGGAGCATGCCAATCGAGTTTCACGCCTGAAGGCTTTGTCTGCGAAGTATTCGTGCCCACGGAACTCGCACAACTCATGGTCAACGCCAAGGCCGAGCACGCTCGTTCCGCAAGCGCTCTTGTGCGCCATCATCTTGGCCGTGCCGTATACATGCACTTTTTTGCGGGAAGCGTGTCGCAACAGGAGGTGCAAGAGTCGCGAGGTCAGCTGGAGAATCTACTGCTCGGCATGGCGCAATTGGCGGCGTCCCACTACTTTGGCGCACGCCTGTCATCTCCCCAAAAAATGGGGACACAGGAGTTCCAGATGGCAGATGCGCTCCAGTCCCAGGCTATGAGCTGGAGCCTAGAGGGACTCTCCCGAGTTCGGGAGCAGTACCTTGCTGAGCCCGATGTGGACAAGCTACTACTCACCCTTGCTGTATTTACAGAAGCGCTCTTTACAACAGCGGCGTCTGGCTGCGTACTACGCCATGTCAATCCAACTTACTGGGAATCTGGGAAATGCGCCGAGAAACTTGAAGCAGCGGGTCTCTTGAACTGGTTCTACCTCTTATCCCGCGATATGGACTCGTACTTTGTCGCCAGGGATACCTGGGCGAGCCTCGCCGAACTAGAGTTCTTGACTGTCCACGCTGAGCGGATCCTTTGGGGCTTCGGGTTTTACTTGTCGCCAGCGGGCAACCAGATTCGAGTGGATGTGGGAAATGACCAAGAGCTAGCTATGCTCACAAAGCTGATCAGTGGTGCGAGATTTCCCGAGCGGAGACAGCACAGTCATTCGAGCAATATGCTGCGCGATTCCTAA
- a CDS encoding helix-turn-helix domain-containing protein produces MSLLVTPERMADEGPLGFRFRLAAANLLSIRDLAELETSGEVDPVQGRAPNLAVGGEETFTPWVRRWSRFCPECLNRRRCWSIGWEILFADACSACGFWLVDTCSICSAQIPWHRDNLLQCICGNHLTAEQGRTAPVSVFGLSRALQNVAQGTAPINMPVFHGLSLGQCVRLVRLLGTYGNGRDSGVPQKVLNIDKLTVSWPITSMAAEILAAWPAGLHTLLGNLQMQGNAEEKGSLPKAFSGFYAALYRGFKDAEFDFLRTDFENYVAAHWTGAIGKRNRRLDASVLKGMAWIPATHACRILHVSRRRLTDLIQDGSVQGEERMTAGHRKFVVVKRADVEKLALTLDDGISLLDVSIRLGLKRQRLLALLPIICPQAKKLGVQGCPWAIPSNWIECWETLIQNQVQVVSADLGTTTLGHLIRYWPWTTEQVGLLLADIYNGSLVPVGSVKFSNGVGALVLCVAQLDEWFTGKQRQACPELTIPEVALRLGVKQEVVYALVRSGLVTASLRRIGRRSVQKIGVAALQTFEQRYILGRDVAQSLGRSPRAIADFLLAAGIRPIAGPGVDRCRQLIYDREVIVECLRRNGLERPASPASVPVRYRCAHACEDLAHSGQQSPPLQAEKTTDSGAGLARYSDSEDPLIPIFNGCH; encoded by the coding sequence ATGAGCTTGCTTGTCACCCCGGAGCGCATGGCTGATGAGGGACCACTTGGTTTTCGTTTCCGGCTGGCAGCAGCCAATCTCTTGTCCATTCGAGATCTTGCGGAGCTCGAAACCAGTGGTGAGGTTGATCCGGTACAGGGCCGCGCCCCAAATCTGGCTGTCGGCGGCGAGGAAACATTCACCCCATGGGTGCGAAGATGGTCAAGGTTCTGCCCAGAATGTTTGAACCGCAGGCGATGCTGGTCGATCGGCTGGGAAATTTTGTTTGCAGATGCATGTTCGGCATGCGGTTTTTGGTTGGTGGACACCTGCAGCATCTGTAGCGCCCAAATACCGTGGCATCGGGACAACCTACTGCAATGCATTTGCGGCAACCACCTTACGGCGGAACAGGGCCGTACAGCACCAGTCTCCGTATTCGGCCTCAGCCGAGCACTTCAAAACGTAGCCCAAGGAACAGCCCCCATCAATATGCCGGTGTTCCATGGCTTGAGCCTGGGGCAATGCGTGCGACTTGTTCGATTACTGGGCACTTATGGCAACGGCCGTGACTCCGGGGTACCTCAGAAGGTGCTCAACATCGACAAACTAACTGTTTCTTGGCCCATCACGAGCATGGCCGCCGAAATTCTTGCCGCTTGGCCCGCTGGGCTCCATACCCTGTTGGGAAATTTGCAAATGCAAGGAAACGCCGAAGAGAAAGGCAGCCTTCCCAAGGCATTCAGCGGCTTCTATGCGGCACTCTATCGCGGATTCAAGGACGCCGAATTCGACTTTCTCCGCACCGACTTCGAGAACTATGTAGCGGCGCATTGGACAGGCGCCATCGGGAAACGTAACCGACGCCTTGATGCATCGGTATTGAAAGGCATGGCCTGGATTCCTGCTACCCATGCCTGTCGAATACTCCACGTTTCTCGACGCCGCCTCACTGATTTGATCCAGGATGGAAGCGTGCAGGGTGAGGAACGTATGACGGCCGGGCACCGCAAGTTCGTCGTTGTGAAAAGGGCCGATGTCGAAAAGCTGGCCTTAACCCTAGACGATGGAATCTCCCTCCTAGATGTTTCCATTCGGCTCGGGCTGAAACGGCAACGACTGCTTGCGCTTCTACCCATTATTTGTCCCCAGGCAAAGAAGCTTGGCGTGCAGGGGTGCCCATGGGCGATCCCTAGCAACTGGATCGAATGCTGGGAAACACTGATTCAAAACCAGGTTCAGGTCGTCTCCGCCGATTTAGGAACTACCACATTGGGACACTTGATCCGATACTGGCCTTGGACCACCGAGCAGGTCGGCCTTCTGCTGGCGGATATTTACAACGGTTCTCTTGTACCGGTGGGATCCGTCAAGTTCAGCAACGGTGTAGGTGCATTGGTACTTTGCGTCGCTCAGCTCGATGAGTGGTTCACGGGCAAGCAGCGGCAAGCATGTCCCGAGTTGACGATTCCTGAGGTGGCCCTTCGACTTGGTGTCAAGCAAGAGGTTGTCTATGCACTTGTCCGGTCAGGTCTGGTTACAGCATCCCTGCGGCGTATTGGTCGCCGCTCGGTACAAAAGATCGGAGTCGCTGCGCTGCAGACATTTGAACAGCGATACATCCTGGGCCGAGACGTTGCACAGTCCCTCGGCCGATCGCCGCGCGCAATTGCCGATTTTTTGTTGGCGGCAGGGATACGACCGATCGCTGGACCAGGGGTCGATCGCTGCAGGCAACTTATTTATGACCGGGAAGTTATTGTCGAATGTCTACGCCGCAATGGACTCGAAAGACCAGCCTCCCCTGCTTCTGTGCCAGTGCGCTATCGGTGCGCGCACGCTTGTGAAGATCTTGCGCATTCCGGCCAGCAAAGCCCGCCACTCCAAGCCGAAAAAACCACCGATTCCGGTGCCGGACTTGCCCGTTATTCCGATTCAGAAGATCCACTCATTCCGATTTTCAATGGCTGTCATTAA
- a CDS encoding TniB family NTP-binding protein, with the protein MLTLGLSDESVSIAESKASKSPESLATFTLRKQIIEHPKFTLAIREIARLHERSKVAGVTEGLLFVAQTGSGKSTVLKYYEAKFPRTHSKSGTRIPVLRVDTPESPTVKTLAEAILFALGDLAATKGTAAAKTNRIIHFFKECGVELLLIDEFQHFYDGRRSTESRRVSDWLKNLINQVQAPVILAGLPRSIAVVNANPQLRRRFGTPHYMQPFGFDTDDERLEFRAVLNSIQSRLPIPCISLSENNMARCFYYASHGILDYVVKIIDDAVSRSSMDVEGMLTQQSFETAFKRAVWLDAPEHLNPFSKDATLRLLNGVLEPFDIFDDVTQYTQADGYRKAGRSVTAGKMASI; encoded by the coding sequence ATGTTGACCCTTGGACTCTCAGATGAATCCGTATCCATCGCAGAATCCAAGGCGTCCAAATCGCCCGAATCCCTGGCGACGTTCACTCTGCGAAAGCAGATCATTGAACATCCTAAGTTCACCTTAGCCATCCGCGAAATCGCACGGCTGCATGAGCGCAGCAAGGTGGCGGGCGTCACGGAAGGCCTGCTGTTTGTTGCGCAGACAGGCAGTGGAAAAAGTACGGTGTTGAAGTACTACGAGGCTAAGTTTCCCCGGACCCATTCCAAAAGTGGCACTCGGATTCCTGTTCTGCGTGTGGACACCCCTGAATCCCCCACCGTTAAGACACTGGCGGAGGCCATCCTTTTTGCGCTGGGTGACCTTGCCGCCACGAAAGGCACAGCGGCCGCCAAAACAAACAGGATCATTCATTTTTTCAAAGAATGCGGCGTCGAGTTACTTCTAATCGATGAGTTTCAGCACTTCTATGACGGCCGACGGTCCACGGAATCCAGGCGGGTGTCCGATTGGCTGAAAAATCTAATCAATCAGGTTCAAGCGCCGGTGATTCTTGCCGGCCTCCCCCGTTCGATAGCGGTGGTCAATGCCAACCCTCAATTGAGGCGCAGATTTGGCACACCGCACTATATGCAGCCATTTGGCTTCGATACCGACGATGAAAGGCTTGAATTCAGAGCCGTCCTTAACAGCATTCAATCGCGCTTGCCGATACCCTGCATCTCATTGTCCGAAAATAACATGGCTCGATGCTTCTACTATGCGAGCCACGGCATATTGGACTATGTCGTCAAGATCATCGACGATGCTGTTTCACGGTCCAGCATGGACGTCGAAGGGATGTTGACGCAGCAATCTTTTGAAACTGCGTTCAAACGAGCGGTTTGGTTAGACGCTCCAGAGCACCTCAATCCATTTTCCAAGGATGCAACTTTACGCCTATTGAATGGGGTATTAGAGCCATTTGATATTTTTGATGACGTCACGCAGTACACCCAGGCAGACGGCTATCGGAAAGCCGGACGAAGTGTGACAGCGGGCAAGATGGCATCGATATGA